Proteins co-encoded in one Flavobacterium sp. M31R6 genomic window:
- a CDS encoding ABC transporter ATP-binding protein, which translates to MNQEKIITVNKLTKEFGSFTAVNNISFDVHKGEIFGFLGANGAGKTTAMKMLIGISKPTSGEAIVAGFDVKTQAEMVKKSIGYMSQKFSMYDDLTIKENITFFGGIYGLSRAQIKVKTAQLIQDLNLQDVADKLVKSLPQGWKQKLSFSVALLHEPKIVFLDEPTGGVDPITRRQFWEMIYAEAHKGTTLFVTTHYMDEAEYCDRVSIMVEGKIEALDSPKNLKQKYNVDSMNDVFLKLARNVEAP; encoded by the coding sequence ATGAATCAAGAAAAAATCATCACCGTAAACAAGCTCACCAAAGAATTTGGCAGTTTCACAGCAGTCAATAATATTTCTTTTGATGTGCATAAAGGGGAGATTTTCGGGTTTCTTGGTGCCAATGGTGCGGGAAAAACGACCGCTATGAAAATGCTTATCGGGATTTCAAAACCTACTTCGGGCGAAGCAATCGTAGCGGGATTTGATGTAAAAACCCAAGCCGAAATGGTCAAGAAAAGCATTGGATATATGAGTCAGAAATTTTCCATGTATGACGATTTGACCATCAAGGAAAACATAACTTTCTTTGGTGGAATCTATGGTTTGTCCCGTGCCCAAATCAAAGTAAAAACAGCACAATTAATTCAGGATTTAAATTTACAGGACGTCGCCGATAAACTGGTAAAATCCTTGCCCCAAGGTTGGAAACAAAAACTATCTTTTTCAGTGGCACTTTTGCATGAACCCAAAATAGTGTTCCTTGATGAACCCACAGGAGGTGTTGATCCTATAACAAGACGGCAATTTTGGGAAATGATTTACGCCGAAGCACATAAAGGTACCACGCTATTTGTCACCACTCATTATATGGACGAAGCCGAATATTGTGACCGAGTCTCAATAATGGTCGAAGGAAAAATAGAAGCCCTTGACAGTCCGAAAAATTTAAAACAAAAATACAATGTCGATTCCATGAATGACGTATTCCTGAAACTCGCGCGAAATGTTGAAGCCCCCTAA
- a CDS encoding ABC transporter permease, translated as MKRFIGFVTKEFYHIFRDKRTMFILFGMPLVQIMLFGFAITNEINNVNIAIFDQSKDSETQQIINKISASKHFKIVNQITYEAQIESVFRTGKVKAVLVFEKNFIQNLQNKKNSKVQVITDATDPNMANTITNYINAILQNYSLEANANSKPIYQIQTQTQLYYNPELKSVFTFVPGVMTVILMLVSAMMTSISITREKEMGTMEVLLVSPIKPFQVVIGKVFPYIFLSIINATIILLLGVFVFEMPIEGSLFLLALESILFIITALSLGILISTIAQSQQTAMMFSLAGLMLPVIILSGFIFPISSMPLPLQIISNIIPAKWFIIIIKAIMLKGATIYTIWKETLILIGMTVFFIAISIKKYKIRLE; from the coding sequence ATGAAAAGATTCATCGGTTTTGTAACAAAAGAATTCTACCATATTTTTAGGGACAAACGAACTATGTTTATCCTTTTCGGGATGCCTTTGGTTCAAATTATGTTATTTGGATTTGCCATTACCAATGAAATTAACAATGTCAATATCGCTATTTTCGACCAATCCAAAGACAGCGAAACCCAACAAATAATCAATAAAATAAGTGCTTCCAAGCATTTTAAAATCGTGAACCAAATCACGTACGAAGCCCAAATAGAAAGTGTTTTCCGAACTGGAAAAGTCAAAGCTGTTTTGGTGTTCGAAAAAAATTTTATCCAAAACCTACAAAACAAAAAGAACTCCAAAGTACAAGTCATCACAGATGCCACCGACCCGAATATGGCCAATACCATCACCAATTACATCAATGCCATTTTGCAAAACTATTCGCTGGAAGCCAATGCAAATAGCAAACCCATTTATCAAATTCAAACCCAAACACAACTGTATTACAACCCAGAACTTAAGAGTGTCTTCACTTTTGTACCCGGCGTGATGACTGTAATTTTGATGCTAGTTTCGGCTATGATGACCTCTATTTCTATCACACGGGAAAAAGAAATGGGCACTATGGAAGTGCTTTTGGTTTCGCCAATAAAACCCTTTCAAGTGGTAATTGGAAAAGTGTTTCCGTATATTTTTCTGTCCATAATCAATGCAACCATCATCTTGCTTTTAGGTGTTTTTGTCTTCGAAATGCCCATTGAAGGCAGTCTTTTTCTATTAGCATTAGAAAGTATATTATTCATCATCACGGCACTATCGTTAGGAATTTTAATCTCGACCATTGCCCAATCGCAACAAACCGCCATGATGTTTTCCTTAGCAGGATTAATGCTCCCAGTAATCATCCTGTCGGGATTCATCTTCCCCATTTCGAGTATGCCGCTGCCGCTACAAATCATCAGCAACATCATCCCGGCCAAGTGGTTCATCATTATCATCAAAGCCATCATGCTCAAAGGAGCCACCATATATACGATCTGGAAAGAAACCTTAATATTGATAGGAATGACGGTGTTTTTTATCGCAATAAGCATCAAGAAATATAAGATCAGACTGGAATAA
- a CDS encoding ABC transporter permease, which translates to MKTILFIIQKEFKQIFRNKGMLPIIFVLPLIQLLILSNAASFEIQNIKFSYIDHDHSAASRELISKFQASKSFLIVNQFNTKQEANLEMQKGNVDIILEIPTQFERNLITDKTTTLSVSINAIDGASAGVENVYISQIIGTYNQKIQSQLLQYKDDSFVAPQNIITIPSFWYNNTLNYKTYMVPGILVLLVTMITLFLSAMNIVREKELGTLEQINVTPIQKHQFIIGKLFPFWILGLVILTVGLLIAKLVFNVPMLGNLGLIYGFTAVYLLLILGMGLFISNHSDTQQQAMFISWFFMVIFILMSGLFTPIESMPQWAQNITLFNPIRYFVEIVRMVMLKGATFSDITTQFFIITTYAVVLNTLAVLSYKKVN; encoded by the coding sequence ATGAAAACAATCCTATTCATCATCCAAAAAGAATTCAAGCAAATCTTTAGAAACAAAGGAATGTTGCCTATCATATTTGTTTTACCGTTAATTCAATTATTAATCTTGTCCAACGCCGCCAGCTTTGAAATCCAAAATATCAAGTTCTCTTACATCGATCACGACCATTCCGCTGCTTCCAGGGAACTCATCAGTAAATTTCAAGCTTCAAAATCATTCCTAATTGTAAACCAGTTCAATACCAAACAAGAAGCCAACCTCGAAATGCAAAAAGGGAATGTAGATATTATCCTCGAAATCCCCACACAATTCGAACGTAACCTCATCACTGATAAAACCACCACACTCTCCGTAAGTATAAATGCCATCGATGGAGCATCCGCCGGAGTAGAAAACGTCTATATTTCGCAAATCATTGGAACTTACAATCAAAAAATTCAAAGCCAACTTTTGCAATACAAGGATGATTCCTTTGTAGCGCCACAAAACATAATCACCATCCCTTCCTTTTGGTACAACAACACCCTGAATTACAAAACCTACATGGTGCCCGGAATTTTGGTATTATTAGTCACTATGATAACTCTTTTCCTTTCGGCCATGAATATTGTTCGGGAAAAGGAACTAGGCACTTTGGAACAAATCAATGTAACTCCCATTCAGAAACATCAATTTATAATTGGCAAACTATTTCCTTTTTGGATACTCGGTTTAGTGATTTTAACAGTGGGCTTACTCATTGCCAAACTCGTTTTCAATGTTCCCATGTTAGGTAATTTGGGATTAATTTATGGATTTACAGCGGTGTATTTATTGCTCATACTTGGCATGGGATTGTTTATCTCCAATCACAGCGATACCCAGCAACAGGCAATGTTCATTTCTTGGTTTTTTATGGTCATTTTTATTTTGATGAGCGGCCTATTTACCCCAATAGAAAGTATGCCACAATGGGCACAAAACATTACATTATTCAACCCGATTCGGTATTTTGTCGAAATAGTTAGAATGGTGATGCTCAAAGGAGCTACGTTTTCAGATATCACAACTCAATTTTTTATCATAACAACTTATGCTGTAGTTTTGAATACTCTTGCCGTATTGAGTTATAAAAAAGTTAATTAA
- a CDS encoding tetratricopeptide repeat protein codes for MLKKSSIVVAILLILFAIFRVFIVDSCSSKDTEYSEVLSDNNAYVGDKSCVKCHTAEHHQWKQSDHYMSMLPANDSTVKGDFNNVTFTADGITSKFYKKGSKFFINTEGSDGKNHDFEVKYIFGYEPLQQYLVQFPGGRMQVPRVSWDVNKKRWFNQYAGQKIPSHDWLHWTGNAQNWNTMCATCHSTNLHKNYDTKTDTYKTSYSIINVSCESCHGAGQKHLGYINSSDYKSGDKVTGSFMKLGKNSGQLEQINTCAPCHARVSEISPKHIDSKEIMDNYIPQIPDTEYFQADGQVDDEDYIYTSFLQSKMYSKGVKCSNCHNPHSTKLKHIDNQTCVQCHIPKKYDTSKHTFHTAGSKGSLCVNCHMPGKIYMGNDLRHDHSFRVPRPDLSVKYGTPNACSNCHKDKSEKDLATAVVKWFGPNRKYHFADDLIPGSQLDANSEPHLIQLINTKTTPNMIKATAAFYLGSFNTQASLNTLLSCLNHNDAQVRYRALRSLSSFPPNSWIENVGPLLSDKVRAVRIAAADLFVSLPKDQIPSQYTSTFESANKELVSYLRYQTDFSVGNVMLADYYLKIQDYANAESFYLKGLKKDNKINYALLNLSSLYNAVGKNDASLQVLQKALKNDPNNERIYYNLALLYNEMNNTIAAESSFAKAISLKSQNPRVYYNYGLMLNAKKKFKEAEAVLQKGIAINPDTPDLYYALTFVYIQTGNQAKAQQTAFRLKQMDPSNPNYQELFKNLGLQ; via the coding sequence ATGCTCAAAAAATCATCTATTGTCGTAGCAATTCTTCTTATTCTCTTTGCCATTTTTAGAGTTTTTATTGTAGACAGTTGCAGTTCAAAAGATACAGAATATAGCGAAGTTCTCTCAGACAACAATGCTTATGTGGGCGATAAATCTTGTGTAAAATGTCATACCGCCGAGCATCATCAATGGAAACAATCCGACCATTATATGTCAATGCTTCCCGCTAATGATTCGACTGTAAAAGGAGATTTCAACAATGTGACTTTCACTGCGGATGGCATCACCAGTAAATTCTATAAAAAAGGGTCCAAATTTTTCATTAATACCGAAGGAAGTGATGGTAAAAACCATGACTTTGAAGTGAAATATATCTTTGGATACGAACCTTTGCAACAATATCTGGTTCAATTTCCAGGAGGAAGAATGCAAGTGCCTCGTGTGAGTTGGGATGTCAACAAAAAAAGATGGTTCAACCAATATGCAGGCCAAAAAATACCTTCACACGATTGGTTACATTGGACAGGAAACGCCCAAAACTGGAATACCATGTGCGCAACTTGCCATTCGACGAACTTACATAAAAATTACGACACCAAAACAGACACTTATAAAACGAGTTATAGCATCATCAATGTTAGCTGCGAAAGTTGCCATGGAGCAGGACAAAAACATTTGGGATACATTAATAGTTCCGATTATAAATCAGGAGATAAGGTAACCGGCAGTTTTATGAAATTAGGTAAAAATTCTGGGCAATTGGAACAAATAAACACCTGTGCTCCTTGTCATGCCCGCGTATCCGAGATCAGTCCTAAACACATCGACAGCAAAGAAATCATGGATAATTACATTCCGCAAATTCCAGATACTGAGTATTTCCAAGCCGACGGACAGGTCGATGACGAAGATTATATTTATACTTCTTTTTTACAAAGTAAAATGTACAGTAAAGGGGTAAAATGCAGTAATTGTCACAATCCACACAGTACAAAATTGAAACACATCGATAATCAAACGTGTGTGCAATGCCATATTCCAAAAAAATATGACACTTCAAAACACACTTTTCATACAGCAGGTTCAAAAGGTTCACTTTGCGTAAATTGTCATATGCCCGGAAAAATATACATGGGTAATGATTTACGCCACGACCATAGTTTTAGAGTGCCCAGACCCGATCTTTCTGTGAAATACGGAACTCCAAATGCGTGCAGCAACTGTCATAAAGATAAATCCGAAAAAGATTTGGCAACCGCTGTCGTAAAATGGTTTGGCCCAAATCGGAAATACCATTTTGCCGATGATTTGATACCAGGGAGTCAATTGGACGCCAATAGCGAACCACATTTAATCCAATTGATCAATACCAAAACCACTCCAAATATGATCAAAGCCACTGCGGCTTTCTACTTGGGTAGCTTCAACACACAAGCGAGTTTAAATACGTTATTATCCTGCTTAAATCATAATGATGCCCAAGTTCGCTATAGAGCTTTACGCAGTTTGTCTAGTTTTCCTCCAAACAGTTGGATTGAGAATGTTGGACCTTTATTATCGGATAAAGTGAGAGCGGTTCGTATCGCAGCGGCTGATCTTTTTGTGAGTTTGCCGAAAGACCAAATTCCAAGTCAATACACTAGTACTTTTGAATCCGCAAATAAAGAATTGGTTAGTTATCTTCGTTATCAAACAGACTTTTCTGTTGGAAATGTGATGCTTGCTGATTATTATCTAAAGATTCAAGACTATGCTAATGCCGAATCTTTTTATCTAAAAGGCCTTAAAAAAGACAATAAGATAAATTACGCCTTGCTTAATTTATCCTCTTTGTACAATGCAGTTGGAAAAAATGATGCTTCGTTGCAAGTATTACAAAAAGCACTAAAAAATGACCCCAACAACGAACGCATTTATTACAATTTGGCATTGCTTTATAATGAAATGAACAATACTATTGCGGCCGAAAGCTCTTTTGCGAAGGCAATATCCTTAAAATCGCAAAATCCAAGAGTGTATTATAATTATGGTTTGATGCTGAATGCCAAGAAAAAGTTCAAAGAAGCCGAAGCTGTTCTGCAAAAAGGAATTGCCATAAACCCTGATACACCCGATTTATATTATGCACTTACTTTTGTGTACATCCAAACCGGGAACCAAGCAAAAGCCCAGCAAACGGCTTTTCGATTAAAGCAGATGGATCCAAGTAATCCAAATTATCAGGAATTGTTTAAAAATTTGGGATTGCAATAA
- a CDS encoding PAS domain S-box protein has product MKETIPSIEELLQKIKKQENKISLLQKKIDSIANFEFFTRETSDFICVSDLNSYFKEFNLVFIKKLGYSKRELLLNSYIKYIYPEDVAKTREALQELLNGKTSVIFENRIISKKGEILSVQWTSIINPSKNLVYSIGRDITEIRNIQEQLIASENSLNDAQKIAKIGSWEFNLKTQELTWSKELYRIFEIPNDTNENLYQLYLNHFSEEDKAIINEKISESVRTKLPYEITHKLLFPDNRFKWVYGTGIPILNDKGETIILRGVAQDITEKKRIESEILAKEKEVSAIKEKEREQQSNAKFRNYVENAPDGVIVVNKEGAFLEVNPAATKITGYSKNKLLKKTLYDLTPTNAQKSIECIFKTLFLQGTSNDIVPFVHEKGSIRCWSIDAIKLSEKQVLLFVKDVTERIQTIEALKEKEERFRILVENAPEALVVIDLEEKKFVSVSQSAMTLFKMSEKELLGMELRNLSPEYQPNGRLSVDMANEKYNEAIAGGKPSFEWINLDSEGKTLFCDVRFVRLPAENKMLIRASIIDNTERKNAEIKLKESELFLKETQIIAQLGTYSINMHTGKWTRTDLLNTILGIDADYDLNEESFRALVHPDWRENLETYFREEVINKRKPFDKEYKIIRVNDRAERWLHGIGTLKWDEDNNPSVVVGTIRDITDHKLLELELIRAKEKAEESEKDLYVKYIEYEEINEQLKQTNKELKKAKIQAEEANKAKSDFLSNMSHEIRTPLNGIVGFTDLLMKTDLEKNQLEYMSTVNVSANSLMEIINDILDFSKIESGKLELHLEDIDLFRLLHQVIDLFKHQANIKNIALSLTIEECVPQYIYADSIRLKQILVNLISNALKFTSFGHIHLDVDQVKGGKKNATIKFSIKDTGIGIKQYNQKKIFNSFVQEDSATSRKFGGTGLGLAISNLLLELMNSNLQLKSKYGDGSDFFFFVKFKKAQPLKDTFVELMPHKTIRKVPSTNNLDALRILIVEDNKINMFLAKTLVKRIIPNAIILEAIDGQEGVEQFEINNPDLILMDIQMPIKNGYDATVEIRSHKKGEKIPIIALTAGIMVGEKDKCLEFGMNDYVSKPITEDDLDVILHKWLPKKQLS; this is encoded by the coding sequence ATGAAAGAAACTATACCATCTATTGAAGAATTACTGCAAAAAATAAAAAAACAAGAGAATAAGATTTCGCTATTACAAAAGAAAATTGATTCGATTGCTAATTTTGAATTTTTTACCAGAGAAACTTCAGATTTCATTTGTGTTTCAGATTTAAATAGTTATTTCAAGGAATTCAATCTTGTATTTATTAAAAAATTAGGCTATTCCAAAAGAGAGTTATTATTGAATAGCTATATCAAATACATTTATCCTGAAGATGTTGCCAAAACAAGGGAAGCACTTCAAGAACTTTTAAATGGAAAGACTTCAGTAATTTTTGAAAATAGAATCATTTCAAAAAAAGGAGAAATCTTATCTGTTCAATGGACATCCATTATAAATCCTTCAAAAAATCTCGTTTATTCCATTGGACGAGACATCACTGAAATTAGAAATATTCAAGAGCAACTAATTGCTAGTGAAAACTCATTAAATGATGCTCAGAAAATTGCCAAAATAGGAAGCTGGGAATTTAATTTAAAAACGCAAGAACTGACTTGGTCCAAAGAATTGTATCGTATTTTTGAGATTCCCAATGACACTAATGAAAACTTATATCAACTATATCTAAACCATTTTTCAGAGGAAGATAAAGCGATTATCAATGAAAAAATAAGTGAATCAGTCAGAACAAAATTGCCTTATGAAATTACCCATAAACTACTCTTTCCCGACAACCGTTTCAAATGGGTTTACGGTACTGGAATTCCAATTCTGAACGATAAAGGAGAAACTATTATTTTGAGAGGAGTTGCTCAAGACATAACCGAAAAAAAGCGAATTGAGAGTGAAATTTTGGCTAAAGAGAAAGAAGTGTCGGCTATTAAAGAGAAAGAGAGAGAGCAACAAAGTAATGCCAAATTTAGAAACTATGTGGAGAATGCGCCAGATGGCGTAATAGTAGTAAATAAAGAAGGGGCTTTCTTGGAAGTAAATCCTGCAGCTACAAAAATAACGGGTTACTCCAAAAATAAATTATTAAAAAAAACACTTTATGATTTAACACCTACAAATGCTCAAAAAAGCATTGAGTGTATTTTTAAAACCCTTTTTTTGCAAGGAACTTCAAACGATATAGTTCCTTTTGTGCATGAAAAAGGATCAATACGTTGTTGGTCTATTGATGCTATTAAATTATCAGAAAAGCAAGTTTTGTTGTTTGTCAAAGATGTGACCGAGCGAATACAAACAATAGAGGCATTGAAAGAAAAGGAAGAACGTTTTAGGATATTGGTAGAAAATGCACCAGAAGCACTTGTAGTTATCGATTTGGAAGAAAAAAAATTCGTTAGTGTCAGTCAGAGTGCAATGACTTTATTTAAAATGTCGGAAAAAGAGCTGTTAGGAATGGAACTTAGAAATTTGAGTCCAGAATATCAACCCAATGGCCGTTTGTCTGTTGATATGGCAAATGAAAAGTATAATGAGGCAATAGCTGGCGGTAAACCATCTTTTGAATGGATTAACTTAGACAGCGAGGGTAAAACTCTGTTCTGTGATGTTAGATTCGTACGTTTGCCTGCTGAAAATAAAATGTTGATACGAGCCAGTATTATCGATAACACTGAAAGAAAAAATGCCGAAATTAAATTAAAGGAAAGCGAACTTTTTTTGAAAGAAACGCAAATCATTGCACAATTGGGAACTTACAGCATCAATATGCATACGGGAAAATGGACGAGAACCGATTTACTGAACACTATTTTAGGAATAGATGCTGACTATGATTTGAATGAGGAATCTTTTAGGGCTTTGGTGCATCCAGACTGGAGGGAGAACTTGGAGACGTATTTTCGAGAAGAAGTCATAAACAAGAGAAAACCATTTGACAAGGAATACAAAATCATACGGGTAAACGATAGGGCCGAACGCTGGCTGCATGGAATTGGAACTTTAAAATGGGATGAAGATAACAATCCTTCCGTTGTTGTTGGAACTATTCGGGACATAACTGACCATAAATTGTTGGAATTGGAATTGATACGTGCCAAAGAAAAAGCGGAAGAAAGCGAAAAAGATTTATATGTAAAATACATTGAATACGAAGAAATCAATGAGCAATTAAAACAAACCAATAAAGAACTTAAAAAAGCAAAAATTCAGGCCGAGGAAGCAAATAAGGCAAAATCAGATTTTTTGTCCAATATGAGTCACGAGATCCGAACTCCATTAAACGGTATCGTTGGTTTTACCGATTTATTGATGAAAACCGATCTCGAAAAAAATCAGTTGGAATACATGTCCACAGTGAATGTTTCTGCAAATTCACTAATGGAAATCATCAACGACATACTTGATTTCTCCAAAATTGAATCCGGTAAATTGGAATTACATTTAGAGGATATTGATCTTTTTAGGCTGTTGCACCAAGTCATTGATTTGTTTAAACATCAGGCCAATATTAAGAACATTGCTTTATCACTAACTATTGAAGAATGCGTACCACAATACATATATGCAGATTCGATTCGATTGAAACAAATATTAGTGAATTTAATTAGTAATGCCTTAAAATTCACCTCTTTTGGACATATTCATTTGGATGTTGATCAAGTAAAAGGAGGCAAAAAAAATGCTACCATAAAATTTTCAATTAAAGATACCGGAATTGGAATCAAGCAATACAATCAAAAGAAAATTTTCAATTCTTTTGTACAGGAAGACAGCGCAACTTCAAGAAAATTTGGAGGAACTGGCTTAGGCTTGGCTATTTCTAATTTGCTTCTTGAATTAATGAATAGTAATTTGCAACTGAAAAGTAAATATGGTGATGGTAGTGATTTTTTCTTTTTTGTTAAATTTAAAAAAGCGCAACCTCTTAAAGATACTTTTGTCGAATTGATGCCCCATAAGACAATTCGAAAGGTTCCAAGTACAAATAATTTGGATGCACTGCGTATTTTGATTGTGGAAGACAACAAAATAAATATGTTCTTGGCCAAAACATTAGTCAAAAGAATTATTCCGAATGCCATTATTTTGGAAGCCATAGACGGACAGGAAGGGGTGGAGCAATTTGAAATCAATAATCCCGATTTGATTTTGATGGACATCCAAATGCCTATTAAAAATGGATATGACGCCACTGTTGAAATTCGAAGCCATAAAAAAGGAGAAAAAATTCCCATTATCGCATTAACAGCAGGAATCATGGTAGGTGAAAAAGATAAATGCCTAGAGTTTGGAATGAATGATTATGTTTCCAAACCAATAACCGAAGATGATCTGGATGTTATACTTCATAAATGGCTGCCCAAAAAGCAATTGTCATAG